The Zygosaccharomyces rouxii strain CBS732 chromosome G complete sequence genome contains a region encoding:
- the GLN1 gene encoding glutamate--ammonia ligase (highly similar to uniprot|P32288 Saccharomyces cerevisiae YPR035W GLN1 Glutamine synthetase (GS) synthesizes glutamine from glutamate and ammonia with Glt1p forms the secondary pathway for glutamate biosynthesis from ammonia expression regulated by nitrogen source and by amino acid limitation), protein MSGVEKTQILQKYLGLDQRGSVIAEYVWIDGTGNIRSKGRTLNKKITSLDQLPEWNFDGSSTNQAPGYDSDVYLKPVAFYPDPFRRGDNIIVLTECWNNDGTPNKFNHRHEAAKLFAAHKKEEIWFGLEQEYTLFDEFDNVYGWPKGGFPAPQGPYYCGVGTGKVHARDVIEAHYRACLHAGIEVSGINAEVMPSQWEFQVGPCGGIKMGDQLWMARYLLSRVAEEFAVKVSLHPKPLKGDWNGAGCHTNVSTKSMREAGGIKYIEQAISALSKRHKEHIKLYGTDNDMRLTGRHETASASSFSSGVANRGASIRIPRSVAKEGFGYFEDRRPASNIDPYLVTGIICETVCGSIDDANMTKEYEREFQ, encoded by the coding sequence ATGAGTGGTGTGGAGAAAACAcagattttacaaaaatatTTGGGACTAGACCAAAGAGGCAGCGTCATTGCTGAATACGTCTGGATTGACGGTACCGGTAACATCCGTTCCAAAGGTAGAACtttgaacaagaagatCACTTCATTAGACCAGCTACCAGAATGGAATTTCGATGGTTCCTCCACTAATCAAGCTCCAGGTTATGACTCAGATGTGTATTTGAAGCCAGTAGCGTTCTACCCAGACCCATTCAGAAGAGGTGACAACATTATTGTTCTAACCGAGTGTTGGAACAACGACGGTACCCCAAACAAATTCAACCACAGACACGAAGCTGCCAAGTTGTTTGCAGCTCacaagaaggaagaaatttggTTCGGTCTTGAACAAGAATACACATTGTTCGACGAATTCGATAACGTTTACGGATGGCCAAAGGGCGGTTTCCCAGCACCTCAAGGACCATACTACTGTGGTGTCGGTACCGGTAAAGTGCATGCACGTGACGTGATCGAAGCTCACTACAGAGCATGTCTTCACGCAGGTATTGAAGTGAGTGGTATCAACGCCGAAGTTATGCCATCACAATGGGAGTTCCAAGTCGGCCCATGCGGAGGTATCAAGATGGGTGACCAATTATGGATGGCCCGTTATTTATTGAGCAGAGTTGCCGAAGAGTTTGCCGTTAAGGTCTCTCTACATCCAAAACCATTGAAGGGTGACTGGAACGGTGCTGGTTGTCACACTAACGTTTCTACAAAGAGCATGAGAGAAGCTGGCGGTATCAAATACATTGAACAAGCCATCAGTGCCTTGAGTAAGAGACACAAGGAACATATCAAGTTATACGGTACTGATAACGACATGAGATTAACCGGTAGACACGAAACGGCTTCAGCATCCTCGTTTTCCAGTGGTGTTGCTAACAGAGGTGCTAGTATTAGGATTCCAAGAAGTGTTGCAAAGGAAGGATTCGGTTACTTTGAAGACCGTAGACCTGCTTCCAACATCGATCCTTATTTGGTTACAGGTATTATTTGCGAAACCGTTTGTGGTTCAATTGATGACGCTAACATGACAAAGGAGTATGAAAGGGAATTCCAGTAA
- the VMA13 gene encoding H(+)-transporting V1 sector ATPase subunit H (similar to uniprot|P41807 Saccharomyces cerevisiae YPR036W VMA13 vacuolar ATPase V1 domain subunit H (54 kDa)) codes for MILLDSTHFNDIRHAIRSRSVAWDALARSAEISEPDASNAKWIESMLVKHANEPGFQIESNFKIDATTIDPLIHLLQTSTNADSKKAVQNLLAEMLSSSDYNDQLIRFFVENPDRVNGLFEVSLQGDRQTVLISAFNLVSLLIQPTLQNESLVEQLVNNDNFLQILTDLDLKDTCYVCVRLLQELVALPVYRPIAWQAQQKYLPTLFAVVGQALNSNSATKVVATNSNNLGIQLQYYSLLVIWLLTFEPKFAHELTVQYLPSFLNLLKLVKVTIKEKISRLCISIILQCVSPQVKNHKHVIRSLLLLGNALSVLQSLSERKYSDDELRNDMSTLKDILDQQYQELTSFDEYLAELDSKLLCWSPSHVDNGFWSENVDKFRSNHWKLFKQLIDLLIEAKEQGINDKKHKTILEVALSDITHVVDLLPESVDVLGELKGKVVIMELLNHPDSRVKYEALKATQAVIGYTFK; via the coding sequence ATGATTCTTCTGGACAGTACTCACTTCAATGACATACGCCATGCTATACGTTCACGTAGTGTGGCATGGGACGCCCTCGCTAGATCTGCAGAGATAAGTGAACCCGATGCATCCAACGCCAAGTGGATTGAAAGCATGCTAGTCAAACATGCCAATGAACCTGGATTCCAGATAGAgtcaaatttcaaaattgatgcGACGACAATTGATCCGTTAATCCATCTTTTACAAACCTCAACCAATGCGGATTCCAAAAAGGCTGTTCAAAATCTCTTGGCCGAAAtgttatcatcatcagacTACAACGATCAATTGATTAGGTTTTTCGTTGAGAATCCCGATAGAGTGAATGGATTGTTTGAAGTCTCGCTGCAAGGTGACCGCCAAACCGTTTTAATCTCGGCTTTCAACTTGGTTTCCTTACTCATACAACcaactttacaaaatgaatCCTTAGTGGAACAACTGGTTAACAATGACAATTTCCTACAGATCTTGACcgatttggatttgaaggACACCTGTTACGTCTGTGTCAGATTACTACAAGAACTAGTGGCGTTACCAGTTTACAGACCAATAGCTTGGCAGGCCCAGCAAAAATATTTACCGACATTATTTGCAGTTGTGGGTCAAGCATTGAATTCAAACAGTGCAACAAAGGTCGTGGCAACCAATTCTAACAATTTGGGGATCCAACTACAGTACTACTCACTGCTGGTCATATGGTTATTGACTTTTGAACCAAAATTCGCCCATGAATTGACCGTACAGTATTTACCAAGTTTTTTGAACTTGCTGAAGTTGGTCAAAGTGACCATCAAAGAGAAAATCTCAAGATTATGCATCTCCATAATTCTACAATGCGTTTCACCACAAGTCAAAAACCACAAACATGTCATTAGAAGTTTGTTGTTATTGGGTAATGCGTTGTCAGTGTTACAATCATTGAGCGAGAGAAAATATTCTGATGATGAGTTGAGAAACGATATGTCAACCTTAAAGGACATTCTTGACCAGCAATACCAGGAATTGACGTCATTCGACGAATACTTGGCCGAACTTGACTCCAAGTTGTTGTGTTGGTCACCATCGCATGTCGATAACGGATTCTGGTCTGAAAACGTGGATAAATTCAGATCGAACCACTGGAAATTGTTCAAGCAATTGATCGACCTGTTAATCGAAGCCAAGGAACAAGGAATCAACGATAAAAAGCATAAAACCATCCTTGAAGTCGCCCTGAGTGACATCACGCACGTTGTTGATCTACTACCCGAAAGTGTGGACGTATTGGGTGAATTGAAGGGTAAAGTTGTCATTATGGAGTTGCTGAACCATCCTGACTCAAGAGTCAAGTACGAGGCTCTAAAGGCAACACAAGCTGTTATCGGTTATACTTTTAAATAA
- a CDS encoding uncharacterized protein (weakly similar to uniprot|P47130 Saccharomyces cerevisiae YJR084W CSN12 Subunit of the Cop9 signalosome which is required for deneddylation or removal of the ubiquitin-like protein Rub1p from Cdc53p (cullin) involved in adaptation to pheromone signaling) produces the protein MFLFFDANAYSSCSCSRSLSLPALSVLDCCKSNDRLIPPFFLGESVSCESRGFSAMDNLCSSILRFLIGDELEDDVDADEVASILNNNNAGKWRELYQATYQMRMAPDFNSIELQLRLLNRIAESETRWITNLLYGVARNLVDKCFKETETCDDADTNNSKLSQCARTIHRSFNLCLNDRNPNDIENRRVGCYSLAPLECKIYHRLQNRDMTKNLIKVLESRSNELNKDVPSHIVAYHYYIGEHYAYEGKHEVSCKHLQLALANCSYHSDQLWYILLLLVPQTMLCERRYCNVKTLQKICDAKTFSKLMKYYDVPLRCFIDGNVEAYDEHLERYERFFLSHNLYVCMLQLREMVVLKYCKLCWLHGSQKSITRLDVFTRNKRSDESLDQLECVLANLIAKGHVKGYLSHSNRCIVLSKRDPFPRRVTHCT, from the coding sequence atgtttcttttctttgatgCTAACGCGTACAGTAGTTGTTCATGCTCACGTTCATTATCGCTACCAGCATTGTCAGTATTAGACTGTTGTAAATCTAACGACAGATTGATACCTCCGTTTTTCCTTGGCGAATCTGTTTCTTGTGAAAGTCGTGGCTTCTCAGCAATGGATAACCTGTGCAGTTCCATCTTACGATTCCTCATTGGCGATGAGTTAGAGGACGATGTCGATGCAGATGAAGTGGCATCCATATTgaacaataataatgctGGTAAATGGCGGGAACTATATCAAGCAACTTATCAAATGCGTATGGCTCCAGATTTTAACAGTATTGAACTACAGCTGAGACTATTGAACAGAATCGCAGAATCAGAAACACGCTGGATAACAAATTTACTGTATGGTGTTGCACGAAACCTAGTCGATAAATGTTTCAAGGAAACTGAAACTTGTGATGACGCTGATACAAACAACTCTAAATTATCACAATGCGCAAGAACCATACATCGGAGTTTTAACCTTTGTCTCAACGATAGAAACCCAAATGACATTGAGAACAGACGCGTCGGGTGCTACAGCCTAGCGCCTTTGGAGTGCAAGATCTACCACAGGCTACAGAATCGTGATATGACTAAGAACTTGATCAAAGTTCTCGAAAGCAGGTCAAATGAGTTGAATAAAGACGTCCCGTCTCACATAGTTGCATATCACTACTACATCGGTGAGCACTATGCATATGAAGGCAAGCACGAAGTCTCGTGTAAACATTTACAGTTGGCTTTAGCCAACTGTTCTTATCACAGCGATCAGCTGTGGTACATACTTTTGTTACTGGTTCCACAAACGATGCTTTGCGAAAGAAGATATTGTAACGTGAAAACGTTGCAAAAGATATGCGATGCCAAGACCTTTAGCAAACTGATGAAGTACTACGATGTACCCCTTAGATGCTTTATCGACGGGAACGTGGAAGCGTACGATGAGCACCTGGAGAGATACGAACGGTTCTTTTTGAGCCATAACCTGTACGTTTGCATGTTGCAGTTGAGAGAAATGGTTGTGTTGAAGTACTGTAAGTTATGTTGGTTACACGGGTCGCAGAAGAGTATTACGCGTCTGGACGTCTTTACGCGTAACAAACGAAGCGACGAATCCCTTGACCAGCTCGAGTGTGTGCTTGCCAACCTGATTGCCAAGGGCCATGTTAAGGGGTACCTTTCGCATTCTAACAGATGCATAGTTCTCAGCAAACGAGATCCTTTTCCACGAAGGGTAACGCATTGCACGTGA
- the TMH11 gene encoding Tmh11p (highly similar to uniprot|P47131 Saccharomyces cerevisiae YJR085C Hypothetical ORF), giving the protein MEHPAYTLGFLTAFGGAMGYFRKGSVPSLAAGLLFGGIYGYAGYLLHQNSDGGLEIALGTSAILLATGIARGVPSKFTKPVPVALTLLGGVGSLYYFKKYKEFY; this is encoded by the coding sequence atgGAACATCCTGCTTATACTTTAGGGTTTTTGACAGCTTTTGGAGGTGCCATGGGCTACTTCCGTAAGGGCTCAGTTCCATCATTGGCTGCTGGACTCTTGTTCGGTGGAATCTACGGCTACGCAGGTTACTTGTTGCACCAGAACAGTGACGGCGGATTAGAAATTGCCCTAGGTACCTCTGCTATTCTACTAGCTACTGGTATTGCAAGAGGTGTACCATCCAAGTTTACTAAACCGGTCCCCGTTGCTTTGACCCTGCTTGGTGGTGTCGGTTCTCTCTACTACTTCAAGAAGTACAAGGAATTCTACTAA
- the STE18 gene encoding Ste18p (similar to uniprot|P18852 Saccharomyces cerevisiae YJR086W STE18 G protein gamma subunit forms a dimer with Ste4p to activate the mating signaling pathway forms a heterotrimer with Gpa1p and Ste4p to dampen signaling C-terminus is palmitoylated and farnesylated which are required for normal signaling), protein MNQDQQLSLKIKYLKLKRVNGLNNKLRGELSRERITASNACLSIVNYVSTHKDYAIPEIWGYPSPGANHFRDGQRLRLRQAPGQVRGSGSDAACCTIM, encoded by the coding sequence ATGAATCAGGACCAGCAGCTTTCACTGAAGATTAAGTACCTTAAACTAAAGCGAGTCAACGGACTCAATAATAAACTCAGGGGTGAACTGTCTAGGGAGAGAATCACAGCCTCTAATGCATGTCTTTCAATAGTTAATTATGTTTCCACCCATAAGGATTATGCGATTCCCGAGATATGGGGGTACCCAAGTCCAGGTGCTAATCACTTCCGAGATGGCCAAAGATTAAGACTGAGACAGGCACCGGGGCAGGTCCGCGGTTCAGGTAGTGACGCTGCCTGTTGTACAATCATGTAG
- the ERV2 gene encoding flavin-linked sulfhydryl oxidase (similar to uniprot|Q12284 Saccharomyces cerevisiae YPR037C ERV2 Flavin-linked sulfhydryl oxidase localized to the endoplasmic reticulum lumen involved in disulfide bond formation within the ER) — protein sequence MKKVGYRQSHLVRIIAAAALVGLWWFLSSSELSYTKPEIDYKGDGTQLQNQNQPKPKPTEGASVPGTIMPSMPDQEAKKELGRASWKYFHTLLARFPDEPTEEQRNKLNSFIHLYAELYPCGECSYHFVKMLETNPPQTSSRVTAAMWGCHIHNIVNEYLHKPIYDCSTILEDYDCGCGDGEGKIRDSLKSNKVSLQREGQQGG from the coding sequence atgaagaaggttgGATATCGTCAAAGTCATCTGGTAAGGATTATAGCTGCTGCTGCGCTCGTGGGACTTTGGTGGTTTCTCTCCTCGAGTGAGCTTTCATATACAAAGCCAGAAATCGATTACAAAGGTGATGGCACTCAgcttcaaaatcaaaatcaacCCAAACCCAAACCCACCGAGGGTGCTAGCGTCCCAGGTACTATAATGCCGTCAATGCCGGATCAAGAGGCTAAGAAAGAATTAGGACGTGCATCTTGGAAATATTTCCATACCTTACTGGCAAGATTCCCAGATGAACCTACCGAGGAACAAAGAAACAAGCTAAACAGTTTTATTCATCTCTATGCAGAACTATACCCCTGTGGTGAATGTTCCTATCATTTTGTGAAGATGTTAGAGACCAATCCACCCCAAACCTCTAGTAGAGTTACCGCTGCCATGTGGGGTTGTCACATTCACAATATAGTCAATGAATACTTACACAAGCCCATTTACGATTGTTCGACGATCTTAGAAGACTACGACTGTGGAtgtggtgatggtgaaggtAAGATCCGTGATAGCTTAAAATCTAACAAAGTTTCCCTACAAAGAGAAGGTCAGCAAGGtggataa
- the TIP41 gene encoding Tip41p (similar to uniprot|Q12199 Saccharomyces cerevisiae YPR040W TIP41 Protein involved in regulation of the TOR pathway), producing the protein MSGKRYHTKGINVIEVNSARDAHARTVHARLPVNQQPQQQQQDFTREQLPIPSRSVYPRPSATTPRHICNNPNNPPCARCGTTIIPSPRATLPLEDCPSVTIDNWTISTRKRPILNSQEFENWESNKLKGLTLPEMIFGNNYVRVENTRDNWTLEFNALDALKHVKLEDSGIRVAYSQKWIDSKQEKHRKNLPEGASFDIEESSLKIAHHYDWTYTTKYKGTESGTSRLQRDDEAKLPIDKLSRPDNILFYDDMILFEDELADNGISMLNVKIRVMDERLLILSRFFLRVDDVLIRVIDTRVCIEFQENKVLREFKEHEGAYKDIILRHRSSHSHDPKAALRDSNWVVQNTPLVSRQCESLAF; encoded by the coding sequence ATGTCTGGTAAAAGGTATCATACTAAAGGTATAAATGTTATAGAGGTTAACAGTGCTAGGGATGCCCATGCAAGAACTGTTCATGCAAGATTACCGGTTAATCAGCAGccacaacagcaacaacaagacTTTACAAGAGAACAACTTCCAATACCAAGCAGAAGCGTATATCCGAGGCCCAGCGCAACTACACCAAGGCATATTTGTAACAACCCAAATAACCCACCATGTGCAAGATGTGGTACAACGATTATACCATCACCAAGAGCAACTTTGCCCCTAGAGGATTGTCCTTCTGTAACGATTGATAATTGGACAATTTCTACTAGAAAGAGACCGATATTAAATTCACAAGAGTTTGAGAATTGGGAGAGtaacaaattgaaaggGTTGACTTTACCAGAAATGATCTTCGGTAATAATTATGTAAGGGTAGAGAACACTAGAGACAATTGGACATTAGAATTTAACGCACTTGATGCCTTAAAGCACGTTAAGTTAGAGGACTCTGGTATCAGGGTCGCATATTCCCAAAAATGGATTGATTCAAAACAAGAGAAGCACAGGAAAAACCTGCCAGAAGGTGCAAGTTTTGACATCGAGGAATCTTCCTTGAAGATTGCTCATCACTACGATTGGACTTATACGACTAAATACAAGGGAACTGAAAGTGGGACATCGAGATTACAAAGGGACGATGAGGCGAAGCTACCAATAGATAAATTATCACGACCTGATAACATTTTGTTCTATGATGATATGAttctttttgaagatgagttGGCGGATAACGGTATTTCCATGCTTAACGTGAAGATACGTGTTATGGATGAAAGGTTACTAATTCTTAGTCGGTTTTTCCTAAGGGTCGATGACGTTTTAATAAGAGTGATAGATACAAGGGTTTGCATAGAATTTCAGGAGAATAAAGTCTTGAGAGAGTTCAAAGAACATGAAGGTGCTTACAAGGATATTATCCTCAGACACAGATCTTCGCATTCTCATGATCCAAAGGCAGCTCTTAGGGACAGCAATTGGGTTGTGCAGAATACACCTCTCGTTAGTCGACAATGCGAATCACTAGcattttga
- the EMC2 gene encoding Emc2p (similar to uniprot|P47133 Saccharomyces cerevisiae YJR088C Hypothetical ORF), protein MDAIRGRYISICTSKVYTQFSPEELMELNDGCKRYMQLKDPSLGQAQYFSLMEMLFYLAVYLCKDVEAQVLYNTFRDRLGEDSPRLYGMKSTLLQINESDSAAVEFIEKLIKERLEVDTDSISYLLLQKRLIAIQSKNHDKEWVVRQLLNLIEKFPIDPEIWWFAAQNYFELGQFERAVYCLEEVIQLTPFNYVASARLAEVLYYKSMRVDKSVAKTKATLQNALNNALRSVELSENYLKGWSLVALTSSKLDGKNKILQLAKSKLQIIANGSNAQNKVTAELILKSI, encoded by the coding sequence ATGGACGCTATTAGAGGGAGATACATTTCCATATGTACAAGCAAAGTCTACACCCAGTTCTCACCAGAGGAGCTTATGGAACTTAACGATGGTTGTAAGAGATATATGCAGTTGAAGGACCCCAGTTTAGGTCAGGCACAGTACTTTTCGCTAATGGAAATGTTGTTTTATCTAGCCGTATATTTATGCAAAGACGTGGAAGCTCAAGTTCTTTACAATACATTTAGGGATAGACTTGGTGAAGACTCACCCCGATTATATGGTATGAAAAGTACGCTTTTACAAATCAACGAAAGTGATTCAGCAGCCGTTGAGTTCATCGAAAAGCTAATTAAGGAAAGATTAGAAGTCGATACAGATAGTATCAGCTATCTACTATTGCAAAAAAGGTTAATCGCTATTCAATCAAAGAATCACGATAAGGAATGGGTTGTACGTCAATTACTAAATCTAAtcgaaaaatttccaataGATCCTGAAATTTGGTGGTTTGCAGCTCAAAACTACTTCGAATTGGGCCAATTTGAACGTGCGGTTTACTGTTTGGAAGAGGTAATTCAATTAACACCTTTCAATTACGTGGCATCTGCTCGGTTAGCGGAAGTATTGTACTACAAATCGATGCGTGTTGATAAATCAGTCGCCAAGACCAAAGCTACTTTACAAAATGCTCTAAACAATGCATTAAGAAGCGTTGAGCTGAGTGAAAATTATCTAAAGGGTTGGTCACTTGTTGCACTTACATCCTCTAAACTAGATGgaaagaataaaattttgcaattggCCAAATCTAAACTACAGATAATTGCAAATGGTTCTAACGCTCAAAACAAGGTTACCGCAGAATTAATTCTCAAAAGTATATAA
- the TIF5 gene encoding translation initiation factor eIF5 (highly similar to uniprot|P38431 Saccharomyces cerevisiae YPR041W TIF5 eIF5 mediates hydrolysis of eIF2-GTP (SUI2 SUI3 GCD11) at start codons Translation initiation factor eIF-5) gives MSINICRDNHDPFYRYKMPPIQAKVEGRGNGIKTAVLNVSDIARALNRPTTYIVKYFGFELGAQTSIMIDADRYLVNGVHEPAKLQDVLDGFISKFVLCGSCKNPETEISITKDSDLVRDCKACGKRTPMDLRHKLSSFILKNPPESIGGNKKKKKAATASANVRGGGVSISDIAQGKSQSSNMDADEDEDELARQIKAAASTLEKIEVKDDEWAVDMSEEAIRQRAKELQVSADVLTDDMGKLEEFGEWILNSNSEGAGKLPSDVEIFKKAAEMDILKDSKMACVLAQCMFDENIVEEITQHAPFLTKVLVSQDYEKEFLGGLERLLGLQHKKLIPTLPKILVQLYNNDIVSEEEIIKFGTKCSKKYVPKDVSKKVRKAAKPFITWLQTAESDDEDEEEDEE, from the coding sequence ATGTCTATCAACATCTGCAGAGACAACCATGATCCCTTTTACCGTTATAAGATGCCTCCCATCCAGGCCAAGGTGGAAGGTAGAGGTAACGGTATCAAGACCGCTGTTTTAAACGTTTCCGATATTGCAAGAGCATTAAACAGACCAACAACCTACATTGTTAAGTACTTTGGGTTTGAATTAGGTGCTCAGACATCTATTATGATAGATGCAGATCGTTATTTGGTTAACGGTGTTCACGAACCAGCCAAATTGCAAGACGTTTTAGACGGTTTCATCAGCAAGTTCGTTTTATGTGGTAGTTGTAAGAATCCTGAAACTGAAATTTCCATCACAAAAGATAGCGACCTGGTTAGGGACTGTAAAGCATGTGGTAAGAGAACGCCGATGGATCTAAGACACAAGTTATCATCATTTATTCTCAAGAATCCACCTGAATCTATCGGTGgtaacaagaagaagaagaaggcaGCTACTGCATCAGCCAATGTGcgtggtggtggtgtttcCATCAGTGATATTGCTCAGGGTAAATCTCAGTCTTCTAACATGGATGcggatgaagatgaagatgaattagcACGCCAAATTAAGGCTGCTGCATCTACCTTGGAGAAAATTGAAGtgaaagatgatgaatgGGCTGTTGATATGTCTGAAGAAGCCATTAGACAACGTGCAAAGGAATTACAAGTCAGTGCTGACGTACTAACAGATGATATGGGTAAGcttgaagaatttggtgaatggattctaaattcaaattccGAAGGTGCAGGCAAATTACCATCTGATGtggaaattttcaaaaaggcTGCAGAGATGGATATTCTAAAGGACTCCAAAATGGCATGTGTCCTTGCACAATGTATGTTTGATGAGAATAtagttgaagaaatcaCACAACATGCACCTTTCTTAACCAAAGTGTTAGTTTCTCAAGattatgaaaaggaattcCTTGGTGGTTTGGAAAGATTATTGGGTCTACAGCATAAGAAGTTAATTCCTACACTACCCAAGATCTTAGTGCAACTATACAACAACGATATCgtttctgaagaagaaatcatcaaattcgGTACTAAGTGCTCCAAGAAGTACGTCCCCAAGGATGTGTCCAAGAAAGTCCGTAAAGCAGCTAAACCATTCATAACGTGGCTACAGACGGCAGAATctgacgatgaagatgaagaagaagatgaggaatGA